One Brassica napus cultivar Da-Ae chromosome A1, Da-Ae, whole genome shotgun sequence genomic region harbors:
- the LOC106357848 gene encoding uncharacterized protein LOC106357848: MSEEFQESEITFSDEYFMSNNVKSSNKENTKRQPMATEKKSSPVRIPSRTILPCTVEDEDEDEEEEEEKESITPPHVIIGKRRTEAQMAFSFCTLKGRDLSRHRNSVLRMTGFLEV, translated from the coding sequence ATGTCAGAAGAATTTCAAGAATCCGAGATTACATTTTCCGATGAATATTTCATGAGTAACAACGTCAAGAGTAGCAACAAAGAAAACACCAAAAGACAGCCGATGGCCACGGAGAAGAAGTCATCTCCGGTGAGAATTCCGTCAAGAACTATTTTACCGTGTACGGTtgaggatgaggatgaggatgaggaggaggaggaggagaaggagagtATAACTCCTCCACATGTCATAATCGGAAAACGAAGAACGGAGGCGCAAATGGCGTTTTCCTTCTGTACCCTTAAAGGAAGAGACTTAAGTCGTCACCGGAACTCCGTTCTTAGGATGACCGGTTTTTTGGAAGTTTAA
- the LOC106431504 gene encoding pentatricopeptide repeat-containing protein At4g18975, chloroplastic: MALCNFNPILVRFPLQGSSKSQKISSFSFLESPSCLRAKRFGLCIRAKFSETQAGEVKGSYGAIVKRKEVKKVGKNEHHLWKKNDSAGSGQKALNLVRMLSGLPNEKEAVYGALNKWVAWEAEFPIVAAAKALQILRKRSQWHRVIQVAKWMLSKGQGATMGTYDTLLLAFDMDERADEAESLWNMILHTHTRSIPRRLFARMIALYAHHDLQHKVIEVFADMEELKVRPDEDTARRVARAFRELGQEEKQELILRRYLSEYKYIYFNGERVRVKRYSSEEEG; the protein is encoded by the exons ATGGCGCTTTGCAACTTTAATCCAATCCTCGTGAGATTCCCGTTGCAAGGATCATCA AAATCCCAGAAAATTTCGAGCTTTTCGTTTCTTGAATCTCCAAGTTGTTTGAGGGCGAAAAGGTTTGGTCTTTGCATCAGGGCAAAG TTCTCAGAGACACAAGCCGGAGAGGTGAAGGGAAGTTATGGAGCCATTGTGAAGAG GAAGGAGGTAAAGAAAGTGGGGAAGAACGAGCATCATCTGTGGAAGAAGAATGACTCTGCTGGCTCCGGACAGAAAGCACTTAATCTTGTCCGAATG CTCTCTGGACTCCCAAATGAAAAAGAGGCTGTTTATGGAGCTTTGAACAAATGGGTAGCTTGGGAGGCTGAGTTTCCCATCGTTGCTGCAGCTAAGGCTTTGCAGATCTTAAGGAAGAGAAGCCAATGGCACCGTGTGATTCAA GTGGCTAAGTGGATGTTAAGCAAAGGCCAAGGCGCTACAATGGGAACATACGATACCCTCTTGTTGGCATTTGATATGGACGAAAGAGCTGATGAGGCAGAATCCTTATGGAACATGATCCTGCACACGCACACACGATCCATCCCGAGACGCTTGTTTGCTAGGATGATAGCTTTGTATGCGCACCATGACCTTCAACATAAGGTTATCGAG GTGTTTGCAGACATGGAGGAGCTAAAGGTGAGGCCGGACGAAGATACAGCGAGGAGAGTGGCACGGGCTTTCAGGGAGCTCGGCCAAGAAGAAAAGCAGGAGCTGATACTTAGGAGGTACCTCTCTGAATACAAATACATCTACTTCAATGGTGAAAGGGTTAGAGTTAAAAGATAttcatctgaagaagaaggtTGA
- the LOC106431593 gene encoding probable xyloglucan endotransglucosylase/hydrolase protein 29 isoform X1, translating into MRDSIYLLWINHGLKVMMVMMMFVSWRGVLGLENINPIFFDEGLSHLFGESNLIRSPDDRSVRLLLDKYTGSGFISSNMYQHGFFSSLIKLPGAYTAGLVVAFYTSNGDVFVKNHDELDIEFLGNVEGKPWRFQTNMYGNGSTNRGREERYRLWFDPSKEFHRYSILWNPTKIIFWVDDVPIREIIRKEEMKGDYPQKPMSLYATIWDASSWATSGGKFGVDYAFSPFVSEFKDVALDGCNVSDSFPNNNNNTVGYNYVNCSASDQDLMASDYSTISPKQAAAMRRFRERYMYYSYCYDTVRYAVPPPECVIVTAEKDRFKDTGRLKFGGSHRARKRRKRNRSTPVVSADQ; encoded by the exons ATGAGAGATTCAATATACCTTTTAtggattaatcatggattaaaggtgatgatggtgatgatgatgttcGTATCTTGGAGAGGTGTTTTGGGATTGGAGAACATAAACCCCATATTCTTTGATGAAGGTCTTTCTCATTTATTTGGTGAATCTAATCTCATCCGATCTCCTGATGATCGCAGCGTTCGATTACTCCTCGACAAATATACCG GGTCAGGATTTATATCTTCAAACATGTATCAACATGGATTTTTTAGTTCGTTGATAAAGTTGCCAGGAGCTTACACGGCTGGTCTTGTAGTAGCCTTCTAT ACATCAAACGGCGATGTGTTTGTGAAGAACCACGATGAATTAGACATAGAGTTCTTAGGAAACGTTGAAGGGAAGCCGTGGCGGTTTCAAACGAATATGTACGGAAACGGTAGCACAAACCGTGGCCGAGAAGAACGCTACCGTCTTTGGTTTGATCCTTCCAAGGAGTTTCACCGTTACAGCATCCTTTGGAACCCTACCAAAATAAT ATTTTGGGTAGACGATGTGCCAATAAGAGAAATCataagaaaagaagaaatgaaAGGAGACTATCCACAAAAACCAATGTCTCTCTACGCAACCATTTGGGACGCCTCAAGCTGGGCTACTTCCGGCGGTAAATTCGGCGTCGACTATGCATTTTCACCTTTCGTCTCCGAGTTCAAAGACGTTGCTCTCGATGGTTGTAATGTCTCTGACTCATTccccaacaacaacaacaacaccgtTGGTTATAACTACGTCAACTGTTCTGCTTCCGACCAAGATCTCATGGCTAGTGATTACTCAACCATTAGTCCTAAACAAGCAGCTGCGATGAGACGGTTTCGGGAACGTTATATGTATTATTCGTATTGTTACGACACCGTGAGATACGCCGTGCCTCCACCTGAGTGTGTGATCGTGACGGCTGAGAAGGACCGGTTTAAGGATACTGGACGGTTAAAGTTTGGTGGTAGTCATAGAGCACGGAAAAGACGGAAGCGGAATCGGTCTACGCCGGTGGTTTCGGCTGATCAATAG
- the LOC106431820 gene encoding 4-coumarate--CoA ligase-like 6 — translation MAATHLHISPNPKTPTPSPQTPPPPWFSPDTGIYTSKHPSVHLPVDPHLDAASALFSHLHTVDDPSSAAFVDSLTGFSISYSELQVMVESIAAAIHRDLGVRQGDVVSLVLPNSLYFPLLFLSLISLGTVVTTMNPSSSLGEIKKQVRECNVALAFTSRESVDKLASLGVVVIRVPESYDLDSVRVENPKFYSIIRGGFDFGSVPKPLVKQDDVAAIMYSSGTTGGTKGVMLTHRNLIASMELFVRFEASQYEYPGSSNVYLAALPLCHIYGLSLFVMGLLSVGSTIVVMRRFDVSDVVDVIERFKVTHFPVVPPMLMALTKKAKGVCGEAFRSLKQVSSGAAPLSRKFIEDFVGTLPHVDLIQGYGMTESTAVGTRGFNTQKLRKYSSVGLIAPNMQARVVDWSSGSFLPPGNRGELWIQGPGVMKGYLNNPEATEMTIVEKSWLRTGDIAYFDEDGYLFIVDRMKEIIKYKGFQIAPADLEAVLVSHPLIIDAAVTAAPNEECGEIPVAFVVRRQETTLSEQDVISYVAAQVAPYRKVRKVVMVSSIPKSPTGKILRKELKTILTNCVSSRL, via the exons atggCGGCGACACATCTTCACATATCCCCAAATCCTAAAACCCCAACGCCGTCTCCCCAAACCCCTCCTCCTCCCTGGTTCTCTCCCGACACCGGAATCTACACCAGCAAACACCCCTCCGTCCACCTCCCCGTCGACCCTCATCTCGACGCCGCCTCCGCCCTCTTCTCTCACCTACACACCGTCGACGATCCTTCTTCCGCCGCCTTCGTCGATTCCTTAACCGGATTCTCGATATCTTACTCCGAGCTCCAGGTCATGGTCGAATCAATCGCCGCCGCGATTCATCGCGACTTAGGCGTCCGACAAGGCGACGTCGTTTCGCTCGTCCTCCCTAACTCCCTCTACTTCCCGCTCCTTTTCCTCTCGCTGATCTCCTTGGGGACCGTTGTCACAACCATGAACCCTTCGAGTAGCTTGGGAGAGATCAAGAAGCAAGTTCGCGAGTGTAACGTCGCGTTAGCGTTTACTTCTCGCGAAAGCGTCGACAAGTTGGCTTCTTTAGGGGTTGTGGTGATAAGGGTTCCCGAAAGTTACGATCTTGATTCGGTTCGAGTCGAGAACCCGAAGTTTTACTCAATCATCAGAGGAGGTTTTGATTTTGGGTCAGTACCAAAGCCTTTGGTTAAGCAAGACGATGTAGCTGCGATTATGTATTCATCTGGGACAACAGGGGGTACTAAAGGAGTTATGTTAACTCATAGGAATCTCATTGCATCGATGGAGCTTTTTGTTAGATTCGAAGCTTCTCAGTACGAGTATCCAGGCTCGAGTAATGTTTATCTAGCGGCGTTGCCTTTGTGTCATATCTATGGTTTATCACTCTTTGTGATGGGGCTGTTGTCTGTTGGATCGACCATTGTTGTTATGAGGAGGTTCGATGTTTCTGATGTTGTTGATGTGATCGAGAGGTTTAAGGTCACGCATTTCCCTGTTGTCCCTCCGATGTTGATGGCGTTGACGAAGAAGGCGAAGGGGGTTTGTGGGGAAGCGTTTAGAAGCTTGAAGCAGGTTTCTTCTGGAGCAGCTCCTTTGAGCAGGAAGTTTATTGAGGATTTCGTTGGGACTCTTCCTCATGTTGATTTGATTCAG GGATATGGAATGACTGAATCAACCGCAGTTGGTACACGAGGGTTCAATACGCAAAAGCTTAGGAAGTATTCTTCGGTGGGACTAATTGCTCCAAATATGCAAGCAAGGGTGGTAGATTGGAGCTCTGGGTCTTTCCTTCCACCAGGGAACCGAGGAGAGCTCTGGATACAAGGTCCCGGAGTCATGAAAG GATACTTGAATAACCCAGAAGCAACTGAGATGACAATTGTTGAAAAAAGTTGGCTACGTACTGGGGACATTGCTTATTTTGATGAAGATGGTTACCTGTTTATTGTTGACCGTATGAAGGAGATTATTAAGTACAAAGGTTTTCAG ATAGCACCAGCAGATTTGGAGGCTGTTCTTGTTTCACATCCTTTGATTATCGATGCTGCAGTAACAGC TGCTCCAAATGAAGAGTGTGGAGAGATTCCGGTAGCATTCGTTGTGCGGAGACAAGAAACAACACTTTCAGAACAAGATGTAATAAGCTATGTAGCTGCTCAG GTTGCGCCGTACAGGAAGGTGAGGAAAGTGGTGATGGTTAGCTCAATACCAAAGTCTCCAACAGGGAAGATATTGAGAAAGGAACTAAAGACAATATTGACAAACTGTGTTTCTTCAAGACTATGA
- the LOC106431678 gene encoding vacuolar protein sorting-associated protein 25 — protein sequence MQKLGDFKLPQFFNYPPYFTLQPVRDTREKQIQLWKELILDYCKSQKVFLIGVEEDFPLFSNSAIDRTLSHEAREIFLSAIVGEGRAEWLDKGHRKCLILWHRIQDWADIILKFVRENGLEDSVMTVEEIRSGTESLGTELEGIDRTILMRALKLLENKGKLALFKGTSADDEGVKFSV from the exons ATGCAGAAACTAGGTGATTTCAAGCTTCCTCAGTTCTTCAATTACCCTCCATACTTCAC TTTGCAGCCTGTGAGGGACACTCGTGAGAAGCAAATACAGCTCTGGAAAGAGCTTATCTTGGACTACTGCAAATCCCAAAAGGTCTTCTTGATCGGCGTTGAAGAAGACTTCCCTCTCTTCTCCAACTCTGCTATTGATC GAACTCTAAGCCATGAAGCAAGGGAGATCTTCCTCTCAGCCATTGTTGGAGAAG GGCGTGCGGAGTGGCTAGATAAAGGTCATAGGAAATGTTTGATTCTCTGGCACCGGATTCAAGATTGGGCGGACATTATTCTTAAGTTT GTGAGAGAGAATGGATTAGAGGACAGTGTTATGACTGTTGAAGAGATACGTTCAGGGACTGAATCACTTGGAACAG AACTTGAAGGGATTGATCGGACAATTCTAATGAGGGCATTGAAGCTGCTAGAGAACAAGGGCAAGCTTGCATTGTTCAAAGGAACTTCAGCTGATGATGAAGGCGTCAAGTTCTCTGTctga
- the LOC106431593 gene encoding probable xyloglucan endotransglucosylase/hydrolase protein 29 isoform X2 → MKVFLIYLVNLISSDLLMIAAFDYSSTNIPTSNGDVFVKNHDELDIEFLGNVEGKPWRFQTNMYGNGSTNRGREERYRLWFDPSKEFHRYSILWNPTKIIFWVDDVPIREIIRKEEMKGDYPQKPMSLYATIWDASSWATSGGKFGVDYAFSPFVSEFKDVALDGCNVSDSFPNNNNNTVGYNYVNCSASDQDLMASDYSTISPKQAAAMRRFRERYMYYSYCYDTVRYAVPPPECVIVTAEKDRFKDTGRLKFGGSHRARKRRKRNRSTPVVSADQ, encoded by the exons ATGAAGGTCTTTCTCATTTATTTGGTGAATCTAATCTCATCCGATCTCCTGATGATCGCAGCGTTCGATTACTCCTCGACAAATATACCG ACATCAAACGGCGATGTGTTTGTGAAGAACCACGATGAATTAGACATAGAGTTCTTAGGAAACGTTGAAGGGAAGCCGTGGCGGTTTCAAACGAATATGTACGGAAACGGTAGCACAAACCGTGGCCGAGAAGAACGCTACCGTCTTTGGTTTGATCCTTCCAAGGAGTTTCACCGTTACAGCATCCTTTGGAACCCTACCAAAATAAT ATTTTGGGTAGACGATGTGCCAATAAGAGAAATCataagaaaagaagaaatgaaAGGAGACTATCCACAAAAACCAATGTCTCTCTACGCAACCATTTGGGACGCCTCAAGCTGGGCTACTTCCGGCGGTAAATTCGGCGTCGACTATGCATTTTCACCTTTCGTCTCCGAGTTCAAAGACGTTGCTCTCGATGGTTGTAATGTCTCTGACTCATTccccaacaacaacaacaacaccgtTGGTTATAACTACGTCAACTGTTCTGCTTCCGACCAAGATCTCATGGCTAGTGATTACTCAACCATTAGTCCTAAACAAGCAGCTGCGATGAGACGGTTTCGGGAACGTTATATGTATTATTCGTATTGTTACGACACCGTGAGATACGCCGTGCCTCCACCTGAGTGTGTGATCGTGACGGCTGAGAAGGACCGGTTTAAGGATACTGGACGGTTAAAGTTTGGTGGTAGTCATAGAGCACGGAAAAGACGGAAGCGGAATCGGTCTACGCCGGTGGTTTCGGCTGATCAATAG